Proteins encoded together in one Camelina sativa cultivar DH55 chromosome 9, Cs, whole genome shotgun sequence window:
- the LOC104714115 gene encoding nucleobase-ascorbate transporter 3 isoform X1, which translates to MVETGHHQHPPAPAAAGYPPVPSMAVNRGPTWAPAEQLHHLQYCIHSNPAWHETVVLAFQQYIVMLGTTVLLANTLVPPMGGDAGDKARVIQTILFMSGINTLLQTLIGTRLPTVMGVSFAYVLPVLSIIRDYNNGQFDSEKLRFRHTMRTVQGSLIISSFVNIIIGYGQAWGNLIRIFTPIIVVPVVSVASLGLFLRGFPLLANCVEIGLPMLILLIISQQYVKHFIPRISMILERYALLVCLALIWAFAAILTVSGAYNNVPVATKQSCRTDRAFLISSAPWIRVPYPFQWGTPIFRASHVFGMFGSAIVASAESTGVFFAASRLAGATAPPAHVVSRSVGLQGIGVLLQGIFGSITGNTASVENVGLLGLTRIGSRRVVQVSTGFMIFFSIFGKFGALFASIPPPIFGGIYCVLLGIVVAVGISFIQFTDTNSMRNMYVVGVSLFLSLSIAQYFYSNTSRAGYGPVRTAGGWFNDILNTFFASAPLVAIILATILDNTLEADHAINERGIPWWKPFQHRKGDSRNEEFYSMPLRINEYMPTRFL; encoded by the exons aTGGTTGAAACTGGACACCATCAACATCCACCGGCACCGGCTGCAGCCGGTTATCCGCCGGTTCCATCCATGGCGGTTAACAGAGGACCAACTTGGGCTCCGGCTGAgcaacttcatcatcttcaatattGCATCCACTCTAATCCTGCTTGGC ATGAGACGGTTGTACTGGCTTTCCAGCAATACATCGTTATGCTCGGGACTACTGTCTTACTTGCCAACACACTTGTGCCACCAATGGGTGGAGATGCT GGTGATAAAGCGCGGGTTATTCAGACTATATTGTTTATGTCTGGAATAAACACGTTGCTACAAACGCTTATAGGGACTAGGCTTCCAACGGTTATGGGAGTTTCGTTCGCATACGTTCTTCCTGTATTGTCTATCATCAGAGATTACAACAATGGTCAATTCGATTCTGAGAAACTG AGATTCCGGCATACGATGAGAACCGTACAAGGGTCCTTAATCATTTCTTCATTCGTAAACATCATCATTGGATATGGTCAGGCATGGGGGAACTTGATaag AATCTTTACTCCCATCATTGTTGTGCCAGTGGTTTCTGTTGCGAGCCTTGGCCTGTTTCTTAGAGGCTTCCCATTG CTTGCGAACTGTGTGGAGATCGGTCTACCAATGCTGATTCTGTTGATCATCTCGCAGCAA TATGTTAAACACTTCATCCCGAGGATTTCTATGATACTTGAAAGATATGCTTTACTTGTTTGCTTGGCTCTCATATGGGCTTTTGCTGCTATCCTTACTGTTTCTGGAGCTTATAACAATGTTCCGGTTGCGACTAAACAAAGTTGCCGCACGGACCGTGCCTTTCTTATCTCCTCAGCTCCCTG GATCAGAGTCCCATATCCGTTCCAGTGGGGGACTCCCATCTTCAGAGCTAGTCATGTTTTTGGAATGTTTGGTTCTGCCATTGTCGCATCTGCGGAG tctacCGGAGTATTTTTCGCTGCATCTAGACTAGCAGGAGCAACAGCGCCTCCAGCACATGTCGTCTCTCGTAGTGTCGGGCTGCAG GGTATCGGTGTGCTCCTTCAAGGAATATTTGGTTCCATTACTGGCAATACTGCGTCTGT gGAAAATGTTGGTCTCCTTGGCCTCACACGGATAGGGAGTCGAAGAGTGGTGCAGGTTTCAACGGGTTTCATGATATTTTTCTCCATATTTG GAAAATTTGGCGCCCTCTTTGCTTCTATACCGCCTCCAATCTTTGGAGGCATATACTGTGTACTACTTGGAATTGTTG TTGCTGTTGGAATATCTTTTATACAGTTTACTGACACCAATTCGATGAGAAACATGTATGTCGTCGGTGTCTCTCTCTTCTTAAGTCTCTCGATCGCCCAGTACTTTTATTCCAACACGTCAAGAGCAGGATATGGACCGGTACGAACAGCCGGTGGATGG TTCAACGATATACTTAACACATTCTTTGCTTCGGCTCCATTGGTGGCGATCATTCTGGCGACCATACTAGATAACACATTGGAAGCTGACCATGCTATTAATGAAAGAGGTATCCCATGGTGGAAGCCTTTCCAGCACAGGAAAGGCGACAGCAGGAACGAGGAGTTCTACAGTATGCCCCTTAGAATCAACGAGTACATGCCGACACGGTTCCTCTAA
- the LOC104714115 gene encoding nucleobase-ascorbate transporter 3 isoform X2, which produces MVETGHHQHPPAPAAAGYPPVPSMAVNRGPTWAPAEQLHHLQYCIHSNPAWHETVVLAFQQYIVMLGTTVLLANTLVPPMGGDAGDKARVIQTILFMSGINTLLQTLIGTRLPTVMGVSFAYVLPVLSIIRDYNNGQFDSEKLRFRHTMRTVQGSLIISSFVNIIIGYGQAWGNLIRIFTPIIVVPVVSVASLGLFLRGFPLLANCVEIGLPMLILLIISQQYVKHFIPRISMILERYALLVCLALIWAFAAILTVSGAYNNVPVATKQSCRTDRAFLISSAPWIRVPYPFQWGTPIFRASHVFGMFGSAIVASAESTGVFFAASRLAGATAPPAHVVSRSVGLQGIGVLLQGIFGSITGNTASVENVGLLGLTRIGSRRVVQENLAPSLLLYRLQSLEAYTVYYLELLLLLEYLLYSLLTPIR; this is translated from the exons aTGGTTGAAACTGGACACCATCAACATCCACCGGCACCGGCTGCAGCCGGTTATCCGCCGGTTCCATCCATGGCGGTTAACAGAGGACCAACTTGGGCTCCGGCTGAgcaacttcatcatcttcaatattGCATCCACTCTAATCCTGCTTGGC ATGAGACGGTTGTACTGGCTTTCCAGCAATACATCGTTATGCTCGGGACTACTGTCTTACTTGCCAACACACTTGTGCCACCAATGGGTGGAGATGCT GGTGATAAAGCGCGGGTTATTCAGACTATATTGTTTATGTCTGGAATAAACACGTTGCTACAAACGCTTATAGGGACTAGGCTTCCAACGGTTATGGGAGTTTCGTTCGCATACGTTCTTCCTGTATTGTCTATCATCAGAGATTACAACAATGGTCAATTCGATTCTGAGAAACTG AGATTCCGGCATACGATGAGAACCGTACAAGGGTCCTTAATCATTTCTTCATTCGTAAACATCATCATTGGATATGGTCAGGCATGGGGGAACTTGATaag AATCTTTACTCCCATCATTGTTGTGCCAGTGGTTTCTGTTGCGAGCCTTGGCCTGTTTCTTAGAGGCTTCCCATTG CTTGCGAACTGTGTGGAGATCGGTCTACCAATGCTGATTCTGTTGATCATCTCGCAGCAA TATGTTAAACACTTCATCCCGAGGATTTCTATGATACTTGAAAGATATGCTTTACTTGTTTGCTTGGCTCTCATATGGGCTTTTGCTGCTATCCTTACTGTTTCTGGAGCTTATAACAATGTTCCGGTTGCGACTAAACAAAGTTGCCGCACGGACCGTGCCTTTCTTATCTCCTCAGCTCCCTG GATCAGAGTCCCATATCCGTTCCAGTGGGGGACTCCCATCTTCAGAGCTAGTCATGTTTTTGGAATGTTTGGTTCTGCCATTGTCGCATCTGCGGAG tctacCGGAGTATTTTTCGCTGCATCTAGACTAGCAGGAGCAACAGCGCCTCCAGCACATGTCGTCTCTCGTAGTGTCGGGCTGCAG GGTATCGGTGTGCTCCTTCAAGGAATATTTGGTTCCATTACTGGCAATACTGCGTCTGT gGAAAATGTTGGTCTCCTTGGCCTCACACGGATAGGGAGTCGAAGAGTGGTGCAG GAAAATTTGGCGCCCTCTTTGCTTCTATACCGCCTCCAATCTTTGGAGGCATATACTGTGTACTACTTGGAATTGTTG TTGCTGTTGGAATATCTTTTATACAGTTTACTGACACCAATTCGATGA
- the LOC104714116 gene encoding uncharacterized protein LOC104714116, whose product MASMPLYWQPPPATEYPQHSSSVSSSGNPTIGPFIAVFIVVTVLCVVASVIGRLCSGKTILGYGDYDMERWAESRCGSCIDGHIIPHRPSPSPPPPPPRQPLHHTSSGVSAESEGHVADLDETDGEKQDSLDHEPPTQTPSSAHS is encoded by the coding sequence ATGGCGTCAATGCCGTTGTACTGGCAACCACCACCAGCCACGGAGTATCCACAACACTCATCCTCCGTCTCCTCCTCCGGCAACCCCACCATTGGTCCTTTTATCGCCGTCTTTATCGTCGTCACTGTTCTCTGTGTTGTTGCTAGCGTTATTGGACGGCTTTGCTCCGGCAAAACCATCTTAGGGTATGGAGACTACGATATGGAGAGATGGGCTGAGAGTAGATGTGGTTCTTGTATCGACGGCCACATCATTCCCCACCGGCCGTCTCCgtcgcctcctcctcctcctcctcgtcagCCTTTGCACCACACTTCCTCGGGCGTCTCAGCTGAATCTGAAGGACACGTGGCAGATCTAGATGAAACTGATGGAGAGAAACAAGACTCTTTAGACCATGAACCTCCAACACAAACACCATCCTCAGCTCATTCTTGA
- the LOC104714118 gene encoding uncharacterized protein LOC104714118 — protein MEVMSLTAPSSPRQFTGCFLSAPTSPRRITEFYREFDEAASRFNFSDRLTVPFDWEDTPGTPRKIIDDDDEDDTVDDFAFEIGEKLETTSLFAEELFDGGKIKPLKPPPYLQLEHHHHQPQILSPRSPRSPIAHGKDIIRKAFSPRKKPVQVDPFEVAMDKARNGVEEERGRGRRQNSSRRVARSLSPFRVSAYPWEEQEQEQQREVQEQRKGSLTSSNPSTSSSTCVSCKSSSSSRKWRLKDFLLFRSASEGRSRHNKDSVKTFSGLFRKQEDTKNSSSRGKGSSSVSAHEFHYMAKKAETKDLKKKTFLPYMQIGRFAF, from the coding sequence ATGGAAGTGATGAGTTTGACTGCTCCATCTTCACCAAGGCAATTCACTGGTTGCTTCTTAAGCGCACCAACAAGCCCTAGAAGAATCACAGAGTTTTATAGAGAGTTTGATGAGGCCGCATCAAGATTCAACTTCTCCGACCGTCTTACGGTTCCTTTTGATTGGGAAGACACTCCTGGAACCCCTAGGAAGATCATCGATGATGACGACGAAGATGATACTGTTGATGATTTCGCCTTCGAGATCGGTGAGAAGCTCGAGACGACGTCACTTTTTGCTGAAGAGCTTTTTGATGGAGGCAAAATCAAACCCTTGAAGCCTCCTCCGtatttacaattagaacatcatcatcatcagcctcAGATTTTATCTCCAAGGTCTCCAAGATCGCCTATTGCTCATGGTAAAGACATTATCCGCAAAGCTTTCTCCCCAAGAAAGAAACCGGTACAGGTGGATCCTTTTGAGGTCGCCATGGATAAAGCTCGGAACGGcgtagaagaagagagagggagagggagacgTCAAAACTCGAGCCGTAGAGTCGCCCGATCACTTTCTCCTTTCCGGGTTTCGGCTTATCCAtgggaagaacaagaacaagaacaacagaGAGAGGTACAAGAACAGAGGAAAGGGTCTTTGACTTCTTCTAATCcgtccacatcttcatcaacttGTGTGTCTTGcaagtcatcttcttcctcaagaaaGTGGAGGCTAAAAGACTTTCTTCTGTTCCGAAGCGCATCAGAGGGAAGATCAAGGCATAACAAAGATTCCGTAAAGACGTTTTCGGGTTTGTTTAGGAAGCAAGAAGACACCAAGAACTCGAGTTCACGAGGAAAAGGGTCATCATCTGTCTCCGCCCATGAGTTCCATTACATGGCTAAGAAGGCAGAGacaaaagatttgaagaagaagactttctTGCCTTACATGCAAATAGGAAGATTCGCCTTCTAA
- the LOC104714119 gene encoding uroporphyrinogen-III synthase, chloroplastic-like isoform X1 — MAMLLPHSSLLSLQPPLSSSSHLHSRVLASPSLIRNASSSSVTSSSISNSVPQVVVTRERGKNKQIIKALEKHGISSLELPLIQHAQGPDFHRLASVLSDKSFDWIIITSPEAGSVFLDAWKAASYPKVQIGVVGAGTARVFEEARQSTEGLLNVAFTPSKATGKVLASELPEKVGKRSSVLYPSSLKAGNDIEEGLSNRGFEVTRLNTYTTVPVHNVDTVLLKEALSAPVLSVASPSAIRAWLNLIQNDEQWSNHVACIGETTASAARRLGLKNVYYPEAPGLEGWVESIMEALVAHRKNKNK; from the exons ATGGCGATGCTCCTTCCTCACTcgtctctcttatctcttcaaCCACCATTATCGTCTTCTTCGCACCTCCACTCTCGAGTTCTCGCTTCTCCTTCCCTAATTCGAAAtgcatcttcttcctccgttACATCGTCTAGTATCTCCAATTCGGTCCCGCAGGTGGTCGTAACCCGAGAACGAGgcaagaacaaacaaatcatcaaagcCTTG GAGAAACATGGGATATCATCTTTAGAGCTTCCCTTGATACAACATGCGCAAGGACCTGATTTTCATCGGCTTGCTTCTGTATTAAGTG ATAAGAGCTTTGATTGGATCATTATAACATCCCCAGAAGCAGGTTCTGTCTTTCTTGACGCATGGAA GGCAGCTAGCTACCCAAAAGTGCAAATAGGTGTAGTAGGAGCTGGAACAGCCAGGGTATTTGAAGAGGCAAGACAGTCGACAGAAGGATTGCTTAACGTTGCCTTTACGCCATCAAAAG CAACTGGTAAAGTCTTGGCTTCGGAGCTCCCAGAGAAAGTTGGCAAAAGGTCCTCTGTCTTATACCCGTCTTCTCTAAAAGCAGGCAATGATATTG AGGAAGGGTTGTCCAATCGTGGGTTTGAAGTTACCAGGCTGAATACATATACAACA GTTCCTGTACATAATGTTGATACGGTGCTCCTGAAAGAGGCACTGTCTGCTCCTGTTCTTTCTGTAGCTTCACCTTCAGCAATTCG GGCCTGGCTGAATCTGATTCAAAATGATGAGCAATGGAGTAATCACGTTGCCTGTATTGGAGAGACAACTGCTTCAGCTGCAAGACGACTAGGATTGAAAAACGTGTACTACCCAGAGGCACCGGGACTTGAAGG GTGGGTCGAGAGCATCATGGAAGCTCTAGTTGCtcacagaaaaaataaaaataagtaa
- the LOC104714119 gene encoding uroporphyrinogen-III synthase, chloroplastic-like isoform X2, with the protein MAMLLPHSSLLSLQPPLSSSSHLHSRVLASPSLIRNASSSSVTSSSISNSVPQVVVTRERGKNKQIIKALEKHGISSLELPLIQHAQGPDFHRLASVLSDKSFDWIIITSPEAGSVFLDAWKAASYPKVQIGVVGAGTARVFEEARQSTEGLLNVAFTPSKATGKVLASELPEKVGKRSSVLYPSSLKAGNDIEEGLSNRGFEVTRLNTYTTVPVHNVDTVLLKEALSAPVLSVASPSAIRKTSFI; encoded by the exons ATGGCGATGCTCCTTCCTCACTcgtctctcttatctcttcaaCCACCATTATCGTCTTCTTCGCACCTCCACTCTCGAGTTCTCGCTTCTCCTTCCCTAATTCGAAAtgcatcttcttcctccgttACATCGTCTAGTATCTCCAATTCGGTCCCGCAGGTGGTCGTAACCCGAGAACGAGgcaagaacaaacaaatcatcaaagcCTTG GAGAAACATGGGATATCATCTTTAGAGCTTCCCTTGATACAACATGCGCAAGGACCTGATTTTCATCGGCTTGCTTCTGTATTAAGTG ATAAGAGCTTTGATTGGATCATTATAACATCCCCAGAAGCAGGTTCTGTCTTTCTTGACGCATGGAA GGCAGCTAGCTACCCAAAAGTGCAAATAGGTGTAGTAGGAGCTGGAACAGCCAGGGTATTTGAAGAGGCAAGACAGTCGACAGAAGGATTGCTTAACGTTGCCTTTACGCCATCAAAAG CAACTGGTAAAGTCTTGGCTTCGGAGCTCCCAGAGAAAGTTGGCAAAAGGTCCTCTGTCTTATACCCGTCTTCTCTAAAAGCAGGCAATGATATTG AGGAAGGGTTGTCCAATCGTGGGTTTGAAGTTACCAGGCTGAATACATATACAACA GTTCCTGTACATAATGTTGATACGGTGCTCCTGAAAGAGGCACTGTCTGCTCCTGTTCTTTCTGTAGCTTCACCTTCAGCAATTCG CAAAACGTCTTTCATATAA
- the LOC104714120 gene encoding uncharacterized protein LOC104714120: MAGVSAIETEKYSLLEDFKVDVEVDDEEYKSFSLCFWVYLVNSTTTFPSTIIRQVHSDMSVSAPFLVLDENKKMMLLPLTLLHKEAPDPVDTCSWKQVPSVSTKSEFPLDKWVHVGCEVSRNYMRLVIDGKIEGEHFLTSLLMMNSNRKLSLFSVGGDGYSVHGFIKCAQVLPACDHVDHHYMKDPPLLLSVNKSSSSGMKLDNDGVWKASCGEVLSLDIVLSNAIGQPVHKDVEVVASLLYADTRLEAKMSEAEAPLLIRDEGVEFSSDDRPIKLLNGRSSFKLKISQLSSKNDNRLFWIKFGIRNAKDYPFLQAVSNPIRCISISPDVRPLPKRLANIDHPSSTESPDLLHNNTCEVKRIRLDKESDSGRKESYQHCNSYPQTSRQFEDGNGMRLHEEYNSPENVEMRHTISDSTIFRYCLGNLKDKALLLKEITNNSSDEQVLKFANQVSLYSGCSHHSNQINMARELIGQGTSAWISMSRNNQQHVHWDNVVYEIEEHFMRISKCSSRSLTHQDFELLRRISGCYYDEYMTQENFENMWCWLFPVAYSISRGLISEMWCCSSPKWVQGFITKEEAEHSLQGQEPGTFILRFPVSRSWPHPDAGSLVVTYVGHDFALHHKQLNICQSSGRYMDAKLLQDMLLAEPELSQLGR; this comes from the exons ATGGCGGGTGTTTCAGCAATCGAAACGGAGAAATACTCTTTGTTGGAGGATTTTAAGGTCGATGTCGAAGTAGATGATGAAGAATACAAAAGTTTCTCCCTTTGTTTCTGGGTTTATCTTGTTAATTCCACCACCACATTCCCATCTACCATCATTAGACAG GTTCACTCAGACATGAGTGTTAGTGCACCTTTCCTTGTCCTAGAtgaaaacaagaagatgatgcTTTTGCCATTGACTCTCCTTCACAAGGAAGCTCCTGATCCTGTTGACACTTGTTCCTGGAAACAAGTTCCTAGCGTATCTACAAAATCCGAGTTTCCTCTCGATAAATGGGTTCATGTGGGATGTGAG gttTCTAGAAATTACATGAGGCTTGTTATTGATGGAAAGATTGAAGGAGAGCATTTCTTAACTTCTTTGCTGATGATGAACAGTAACCGAAAGTTATCACTGTTTAGTGTTGGCGGAGATGGTTATAGTGTTCATGGTTTCATCAAATGTGCACAAGTCTTGCCTGCTTGTGATCATGTGGATCATCACTATATGAAG GATCCACCTCTATTGTTATCTGTCAATAAATCCTCGTCATCGGGGATGAAACTAGATAATGATGGTGTTTGGAAG GCATCTTGCGGGGAGGTTTTATCCTTGGATATTGTTTTATCCAATGCCATTGGCCAGCCTGTGCACAAGGATGTGGAG GTTGTTGCATCACTACTGTATGCCGATACCCGTCTAGAGGCCAAGATGAGTGAAGCTGAGGCTCCTCTTTTGATAAGGGACGAAGGAGTTGAATTCTCGTCTGATGATAGACCGATCAAATTATTGAATGGACGCTCATCCTTTAAGCTCAAGATCTCTCAG CTTTCCTCCAAGAATGATAACAGATTGTTCTGGATAAAATTTGGAATACGAAATGCCAAAGATTATCCTTTCCTTCAAGCTGTTTCAAATCCAATCCGCTGCATTTCGATCAGTCCTGATGTCCGGCCGCTACCGAAAAGGTTGGCCAATATTGACCATCCATCAAGTACCGAATCACCAGACCTTCTACATAACAACACTTGTGAAGTTAAACGAATCAGGTTGGACAAAGAAAGTGACTCTGGGAGAAAGGAATCATATCAGCATTGCAACTCTTATCCCCAAACCTCAAGACAG TTTGAGGATGGAAATGGTATGAGATTGCACGAAGAGTATAACTCACCAGAAAACGTGGAAATGAGACATACAATCTCTGATTCCACCATCTTTAGATACTGCCTTGGAAACTTAAAAGATAAAGCTCTACTTCTAAAGGAAATCACAAACAACTCATCAGACGAACAAGTTTTGAAATTTGCAAATCAGGTTTCTCTCTACTCTGGATGTTCCCACCATAG CAATCAAATCAACATGGCAAGAGAGCTAATAGGCCAAGGTACAAGTGCATGGATATCGATGTCTCGGAACAATCAACAACATGTTCATTGGGATAATGTGGTCTATGAGATTGAAGAACATTTCATGAGGATATCAAAATGCAGCAGTAGATCTCTCACCCACCAGGATTTTGAGCTTCTAAGGAGAATATCAGGATGCTACTACGACGAGTACATGACTcaagagaattttgagaacatGTGGTGTTGGCTGTTCCCTGTTGCTTACTCCATATCCCGTGGCTTGATAAGCGAAATGTGGTGTTGTTCGTCGCCTAAATGGGTCCAAGGATTCATCACCAAGGAAGAAGCAGAACATTCGCTTCAAGGCCAAGAACCGGGAACCTTCATACTCCGGTTCCCTGTTTCAAGAAGCTGGCCTCATCCTGATGCTGGTAGTTTGGTTGTCACTTATGTCGGTCATGATTTCGCTCTTCATCATAAGCAACTCAACATCTGCCA AAGTAGTGGAAGATACATGGATGCAAAACTGCTGCAAGATATGTTGTTGGCTGAACCTGAGCTCTCTCAGTTAGGAAggtga
- the LOC104714122 gene encoding LOW QUALITY PROTEIN: potential E3 ubiquitin-protein ligase ariadne-2-like (The sequence of the model RefSeq protein was modified relative to this genomic sequence to represent the inferred CDS: deleted 1 base in 1 codon) — translation MVNPPPPPRILGESSSFTAIHTYRLHSKGLVSQELIKDDTMLVFGLGLSLCNSNDDTKLEISKARRNQKLAQKLARPEAAELAALIHGLEWALQLSVESIQFFCDEDSIILAYVTRKATPNESTVSELLERVFLLQTRFKSCQALDASRDINSSVFKLAKDAIASQTRWCEGDTEYETCPVCYSYVSPNDKFEVRGCFHRICVTCMRNPFSSEQILRGNTAICPYPDCENDLVPEDCRGFADANAITIMIQRKKEKSIPVKDRVYCPNPSCSFLMSDLDLIKHVRNNNPRQSEARKCMECGLSFCKKCHVPWHNNKTCDEFKKSESYLKSDAALFMSFVKTQGLKKCPQCQFTIEHGGGCKQMTCSHCSHEFCYTCGAACKKNKKLTCECSRSGK, via the exons ATGGtcaatcctcctcctcctccgagaATCCTCGGAGAATCCTCCTCCTTCACCGCAATTCATACCTATCGGTTACACTCCAAGGGTTTGGTGAGTCAAGAGCTTATTAAGGATGATACAATGCTGGTCTTTGGTTTAGGTTTGTCCCTCTGTAACTCTAACGATGACACGAAACTGGAGATTAGTAAAGCTCGGCGAAACCAAAAGCTGGCCCAAAAGCTGGCACGCCCAGAAGCTGCGGAACTGGCTGCCCTCATTCACGGCTTGGAATGGGCCTTGCAACTCAGTGTGGAAAGTATCCAATTCTTCTGTGACGAAGACTCCATTATCTTGGCCTAC gttACTCGTAAAGCTACACCAAACGAGTCCACTGTATCAGAACTTTTGGAGCGAGTGTTTCTTCTTCAGACAAGATTCAAGTCTTGTCAGGCACTTGATGCAAGCAGAGACATCAATTCTTCTGTCTTTAAGCTAGCAAAAGATGCTATAGCTTCCCAAACTAGATGGTGTGAGGGCGACACCGAGTATGAGACTTGTCCGGTCTGCTACTCTTACGTTTCACCTAATGATAAGTTTGAGGTGCGCGGCTGCTTCCACCGCATCTGCGTTACGTGCATGAGGAATCCCTTCTCATCCGAACAAATTCTACGAGGGAACACAGCAATCTGCCCTTACCCGGATTGCGAGAATGATCTTGTGCCAGAGGATTGTAGAGGTTTTGCTGATGCTAATGCTATTACGATTATGATCCAACGCAAGAAGGAGAAGTCAATCCCGGTTAAAGACAGAGTCTACTGTCCCAACCCTTCTTGTTCCTTTCTGATGTCGGACCTCGACCTCATTAAGCATGTACGCAATAATAATCCTCGGCAGTCAGAAGCACGCAAGTGCATGGAGTGCGGCTTGTCTTTCTGC AAAAAATGCCATGTTCCATGGCACAACAATAAGACCTGCGATGAGTTCAAGAAGTCGGAGTCTTACCTGAAATCTGACGCGGCGCTTTTTATGTCTTTTGTGAAGACACAGGGATTGAAAAAGTGTCCCCAGTGTCAGTTCACCATTGAACATGGTGGCGGGTGCAAACAAATGACTTGCAG TCACTGCTCACACGAGTTCTGTTACACATGTGGGGCTGCGtgtaaaaagaataagaaactgACATGTGAATGCTCGCGCTCAGGGAAATAA